A part of Capsicum annuum cultivar UCD-10X-F1 chromosome 6, UCD10Xv1.1, whole genome shotgun sequence genomic DNA contains:
- the LOC107855819 gene encoding small polypeptide DEVIL 22, with protein sequence MAQQVKINTSSYMGSTSISKKKNNGVSRKCASLIKEQRARIYILRRCATMLLCWYIQGDD encoded by the coding sequence ATGGCACAACAGGTGAAGATTAATACTTCAAGTTACATGGGTAGTACATCAATATCCAAGAAGAAGAACAATGGGGTTTCAAGAAAGTGTGCTTCCTTGATTAAAGAACAACGAGCCAGGATTTACATTCTACGACGTTGTGCTACCATGCTTCTCTGCTGGTACATTCAAGGGGATGATTGA